One genomic segment of Pseudomonas sp. p1(2021b) includes these proteins:
- a CDS encoding LapA family protein, with amino-acid sequence MRNLKRAVAALFVLLLAAVVLFFVLENQQSVSLVLFGWAAPAVPVAVLVIAALVIGLAVGPLLGAYGVLRSKRKIRASARQAALSGN; translated from the coding sequence ATGCGTAACCTCAAGCGCGCCGTGGCGGCGTTGTTCGTGTTGCTGCTGGCAGCCGTGGTGCTGTTCTTCGTGCTGGAGAATCAGCAAAGCGTCTCCCTGGTCCTGTTCGGCTGGGCCGCCCCCGCCGTGCCGGTAGCCGTGCTGGTCATCGCCGCCCTGGTCATCGGCCTCGCCGTCGGCCCCTTGCTCGGTGCCTACGGCGTGCTGCGCAGCAAGCGCAAGATCCGCGCCTCCGCCCGCCAGGCTGCCCTCTCCGGTAACTGA
- a CDS encoding MBL fold metallo-hydrolase RNA specificity domain-containing protein, translating into MDYPNLSHHGATRGVTGSCHQLHLDTTNSLLIDCGLEQGTDATPNSQTTPLDFAITGIQALVITHVHLDHVGRIPALLATGYRGPILCSEPSAKLLPLILEDAYRLGISSEPAQIARYLDLLNRLVVPLPFDQWHTITQTPSLECRIRLQRAGHLLGSAYVECDVHYPKQATHTRVVFSGDLGAPDSPLLRPLQPPERADILVLESTYGDRLHPDRSERQQRLESAIDRALADQGTILIPAFSLGRTQELLYELEDILHRKALLTDEEKPGTDPLDWSQLPFILDSPLAQRVTQAYRELHDYWNTEARQRLGEGRKPLGFRQLICIDTHAKHQQVVNYLKSTGRPAIVIAGNGMCSGGRIVNYLKTMLEDPRHEVMFVGYQARGTPGAVIQASSGADRTAWVELDQVRYEIRAKVMTLDGYSAHADQAGLLRFALGQGQPARRVVLVHGEGRAKQALARALRRRYEELGYEADVTIP; encoded by the coding sequence ATGGATTACCCCAACCTCTCACACCACGGCGCCACCCGCGGCGTCACCGGTTCCTGCCACCAACTCCACCTCGACACCACCAACAGCCTGTTGATCGACTGCGGCCTGGAACAAGGCACCGACGCCACCCCCAACAGCCAAACCACCCCCCTCGATTTCGCCATCACCGGCATCCAGGCCCTGGTCATCACCCACGTCCACCTCGACCACGTCGGCCGCATCCCCGCACTCCTGGCCACCGGCTACCGAGGCCCGATCCTGTGCAGCGAGCCCTCCGCAAAACTCCTGCCGCTGATCCTCGAAGACGCCTACCGCCTCGGCATCTCCAGCGAACCCGCACAGATCGCCCGCTACCTGGACCTGCTGAACCGCCTGGTCGTCCCGCTACCCTTCGACCAATGGCACACCATCACCCAAACCCCCAGCCTCGAATGCCGCATCCGCCTCCAACGCGCCGGGCACCTGCTGGGTTCGGCCTATGTCGAGTGCGATGTCCACTACCCCAAGCAAGCCACTCATACCCGCGTCGTCTTCTCAGGCGACCTCGGCGCCCCCGACAGCCCACTGCTACGCCCGCTACAGCCACCCGAGCGCGCCGACATCCTGGTGCTCGAAAGCACCTACGGCGACCGCCTGCACCCAGACCGCAGCGAACGCCAACAACGCCTGGAATCCGCCATCGACCGCGCCCTCGCGGACCAAGGCACCATCCTTATCCCGGCATTCAGCCTCGGCCGAACACAAGAGCTGCTCTACGAGCTGGAAGACATCCTCCACCGCAAAGCGCTGCTGACCGATGAAGAAAAGCCCGGTACCGACCCGCTGGATTGGTCCCAGCTCCCCTTCATCCTCGACTCCCCCTTGGCCCAGCGCGTGACCCAGGCCTACCGCGAGCTGCACGACTACTGGAACACCGAAGCCAGGCAACGCCTGGGCGAAGGCCGCAAGCCATTGGGTTTCCGCCAACTGATCTGCATCGATACCCATGCCAAGCACCAACAGGTGGTCAACTACCTCAAGAGCACCGGCCGACCCGCCATCGTTATCGCCGGCAATGGCATGTGCTCGGGTGGGCGGATCGTCAATTACCTCAAGACCATGCTCGAGGATCCGCGGCATGAGGTGATGTTCGTGGGCTACCAGGCCAGAGGTACACCAGGTGCGGTGATCCAGGCGAGCAGTGGCGCGGACAGGACGGCATGGGTCGAGTTGGATCAAGTGCGTTATGAGATACGTGCGAAGGTAATGACACTCGACGGGTATTCCGCGCACGCGGACCAGGCAGGGTTGCTACGGTTTGCCCTCGGCCAGGGCCAGCCCGCGAGGCGAGTGGTGCTGGTGCATGGAGAGGGGAGGGCGAAGCAGGCCTTGGCCCGAGCCTTGCGGCGGCGTTACGAGGAGCTGGGGTATGAGGCGGACGTCACAATTCCGTGA
- the rpsA gene encoding 30S ribosomal protein S1 has product MSESFAELFEESLKTLNLQPGAIITGIVVDIDGDWVTVHAGLKSEGVIPLEQFINEAGELTIKVGDEVHVALDAVEDGFGETKLSREKAKRAECWIVLEAAFAAEEVVKGVINGKVKGGFTVDVNGIRAFLPGSLVDVRPVRDTTHLEGKELEFKVIKLDQKRNNVVVSRRSVLEAENSAEREALLETLQEGQQVKGIVKNLTDYGAFVDLGGIDGLLHITDMAWKRIKHPSEIVNVGDEVDVRVLKFDRERNRVSLGLKQMGEDPWVAITARYPEGTRVQARVTNLTDYGCFAELEEGVEGLVHVSEMDWTNKNIHPSKVVQVGDEVEVMVLDIDEERRRISLGIKQCKSNPWEDFSSQFNKGDKITGTIKSITDFGIFIGLDGGIDGLVHLSDISWNESGEEAVRRFKKGDELETVILSVDPERERISLGIKQLEDDPFSNFVALNDKGAIVKGTVKEVDAKGAIVTLADDIEATLKASEISRDRVEDARNVLKEGDEIEAKIISVDRKSRVISLSIKSKDDAEEREAIQSLKNAPEAAADTTMAALLREAMAKQN; this is encoded by the coding sequence ATGAGCGAAAGCTTTGCAGAACTCTTTGAAGAAAGCCTGAAAACCCTCAATCTTCAGCCGGGCGCGATCATCACCGGTATCGTTGTCGACATCGACGGCGACTGGGTTACCGTTCACGCTGGCCTGAAGTCCGAGGGCGTCATCCCGCTCGAGCAGTTCATCAACGAAGCTGGCGAGCTGACCATCAAGGTCGGTGACGAAGTTCACGTTGCGCTGGACGCGGTCGAAGACGGCTTTGGCGAAACCAAGCTGTCCCGTGAAAAAGCCAAGCGCGCCGAGTGCTGGATTGTTCTGGAAGCAGCTTTCGCCGCCGAAGAAGTGGTCAAGGGCGTTATCAACGGTAAGGTTAAGGGCGGCTTCACTGTCGACGTTAACGGCATCCGTGCGTTCCTGCCGGGCTCCCTGGTCGATGTCCGCCCTGTGCGCGACACCACCCACCTGGAAGGCAAAGAGCTGGAGTTCAAGGTCATCAAGCTGGACCAGAAGCGCAACAACGTTGTCGTTTCCCGTCGCAGCGTGCTGGAAGCCGAGAACAGCGCCGAGCGCGAAGCCCTGCTGGAAACCCTGCAGGAAGGCCAACAGGTCAAGGGTATCGTCAAGAACCTCACCGACTACGGCGCCTTCGTGGACCTGGGCGGTATCGACGGCCTGCTGCACATCACCGACATGGCTTGGAAGCGCATCAAGCACCCGTCGGAAATCGTCAACGTTGGTGACGAAGTCGACGTTCGCGTCCTGAAGTTCGACCGTGAGCGCAACCGCGTTTCCCTGGGTCTGAAGCAGATGGGCGAAGATCCGTGGGTAGCTATCACTGCCCGCTACCCAGAAGGTACCCGCGTACAGGCTCGCGTGACCAACCTGACCGACTACGGCTGCTTCGCTGAGCTGGAAGAAGGCGTTGAAGGTCTGGTACACGTTTCCGAAATGGACTGGACCAACAAGAACATCCACCCGTCGAAAGTCGTTCAGGTTGGCGACGAAGTGGAAGTCATGGTTCTGGACATCGACGAAGAGCGTCGTCGTATCTCCCTGGGCATCAAGCAGTGCAAGTCCAACCCATGGGAAGACTTCTCCAGCCAGTTCAACAAGGGTGACAAGATCACCGGTACCATCAAGTCGATCACCGACTTCGGTATCTTCATTGGCCTGGACGGCGGCATCGACGGCCTGGTTCACCTGTCCGACATCTCCTGGAACGAGTCCGGCGAAGAAGCCGTACGTCGCTTCAAGAAGGGCGACGAGCTGGAAACCGTCATCCTGTCGGTCGACCCAGAGCGCGAGCGTATCTCCCTGGGTATCAAGCAACTGGAAGACGATCCGTTCTCCAACTTCGTTGCTCTGAACGACAAGGGCGCTATCGTCAAGGGTACCGTCAAGGAAGTTGACGCCAAAGGCGCCATCGTCACCCTGGCCGACGACATCGAAGCTACTCTGAAGGCTTCCGAAATCAGCCGTGACCGCGTTGAAGACGCGCGTAACGTCCTGAAGGAAGGCGACGAGATCGAAGCCAAGATCATCAGCGTTGACCGCAAGTCCCGCGTCATCAGCCTGTCCATCAAGTCGAAGGACGATGCTGAAGAGCGCGAAGCTATCCAGAGCCTGAAAAACGCTCCGGAAGCTGCTGCCGACACCACCATGGCCGCGCTGCTGCGCGAAGCGATGGCCAAGCAGAACTGA
- a CDS encoding REP-associated tyrosine transposase, translating to MPNPHGCRLRRARCSVPGRLYMLTTVTHHRRPLFHNLRFARLVIQHLRYAEEQHHCRSLTWVVMPDHVHWLIELKEVTLGTLMQRFKCQSSNALHKAGAKGGPVWQAGYYDRALRRDEDVCKVARYIVANPVRAGLVATVGEYPHWDAVWL from the coding sequence ATGCCCAACCCTCACGGCTGCAGGCTACGCCGCGCAAGATGCTCGGTGCCAGGTAGGCTCTACATGCTAACTACAGTCACCCACCACCGTCGGCCTTTATTTCACAACCTCCGTTTTGCTCGATTGGTCATTCAGCACCTTCGTTACGCGGAAGAACAGCACCACTGCCGCTCGCTGACCTGGGTCGTGATGCCAGACCATGTGCATTGGTTGATTGAATTGAAAGAAGTGACGCTTGGAACACTCATGCAACGCTTCAAATGCCAGTCCAGCAATGCACTGCACAAGGCTGGGGCAAAAGGGGGGCCGGTCTGGCAGGCAGGCTATTACGACCGGGCCTTGCGCCGGGACGAGGATGTTTGCAAGGTCGCAAGGTACATCGTTGCCAATCCGGTAAGGGCGGGGCTGGTGGCTACGGTTGGGGAGTATCCACATTGGGATGCGGTGTGGCTTTAG
- a CDS encoding bifunctional prephenate dehydrogenase/3-phosphoshikimate 1-carboxyvinyltransferase: MIGRLVVVGLGLIGGSFAKGLRESGLCREVVGVDLDAQSRKLAVSLGVVDRCEADLAAACVGADVIQLAVPILAMEKVLAHLARLDLGDAIITDVGSAKGNIVRAAREAFAERLPRFVPGHPIAGSEQSGVEASNATLFRRHKVILTPLPETDPAALALVDHLWRALDADVEHMPVERHDEVLAATSHLPHLLAFGLVDSLAKRNENLEIFRYAAGGFRDFTRIAGSDPIMWHDIFLANREAVLRTLDTFRSDLDALRDAVDAGDGHQLLGVFTRARVAREHFSKILARRAYVDAMNANDLIFLAQPGGRLSGRIRVPGDKSISHRSIMLGSLAEGTTEVEGFLEGEDALATLQAFRDMGVVIEGPHHGRVTIHGVGLHGLKPPPGPIYLGNSGTSMRLLSGLLAGQPFDVTMTGDASLSKRPMNRVANPLREMGAVVETGPEGRPPLTIRGGHKLKALDYTLPMASAQVKSCLLLAGLYAEGTTTVTEPAPTRDHTERMLRGFGYDVQTNGPVASLKAGGKLSATRIEVPADISSAAFFLVAASIAEGSELVLEHVGINPTRTGVIDILRLMGGDITLENQREVGGEPVADLRVRGAKLKGIDIPEELVPLAIDEFPVLFVAAACAEGRTVLRGAEELRVKESDRIQVMADGLLTLGVKCQPTPDGIIIDGGQIGGGEVHGHGDHRIAMAFSVASLRASAPIRIHDCANVATSFPNFLALCAEVGIRVAEEGKS; this comes from the coding sequence ATCATCGGCCGTCTGGTGGTCGTGGGCCTCGGCCTGATCGGCGGCTCCTTCGCCAAGGGCCTGCGCGAAAGCGGCCTGTGCCGGGAAGTGGTCGGCGTCGATCTGGACGCCCAGTCGCGCAAGCTGGCCGTGTCCCTGGGCGTGGTCGACCGCTGCGAAGCGGACCTGGCCGCCGCCTGCGTCGGCGCCGACGTCATCCAGCTGGCGGTGCCCATCCTGGCCATGGAAAAGGTACTCGCCCACCTGGCCCGCCTGGACCTGGGCGACGCCATCATCACCGACGTCGGCAGCGCCAAGGGCAATATCGTGCGCGCCGCCCGCGAAGCCTTCGCCGAACGCCTGCCGCGCTTCGTCCCGGGCCACCCGATCGCCGGTTCCGAGCAGAGCGGAGTAGAGGCCTCCAACGCCACCCTGTTCCGCCGCCACAAAGTCATCCTCACGCCGCTGCCGGAAACCGACCCCGCCGCCCTGGCCCTGGTCGACCACCTGTGGCGCGCGCTGGACGCCGATGTGGAACACATGCCGGTGGAGCGCCACGACGAAGTCCTGGCCGCCACCAGCCACCTGCCGCACCTGCTGGCGTTCGGTTTGGTCGATTCCCTGGCCAAGCGCAATGAAAACCTGGAGATCTTCCGGTACGCTGCGGGAGGCTTCCGCGATTTCACGAGAATCGCCGGCAGCGACCCGATCATGTGGCACGACATCTTCCTCGCCAACCGCGAGGCTGTCCTGCGCACCCTGGATACATTTCGCAGCGACCTCGACGCCTTGCGCGACGCGGTCGATGCAGGGGACGGGCACCAACTGCTGGGTGTGTTCACCCGCGCCCGGGTTGCCCGCGAGCATTTCAGTAAAATCCTGGCCCGCCGGGCCTATGTGGACGCTATGAACGCCAACGATCTGATTTTCCTGGCCCAACCTGGTGGCCGCCTGTCCGGACGGATCCGCGTTCCGGGCGACAAGTCGATTTCCCACCGCTCGATCATGCTTGGCTCGCTGGCCGAAGGCACCACCGAGGTCGAAGGCTTCCTCGAAGGCGAGGATGCCCTGGCGACCCTGCAGGCCTTCCGCGACATGGGCGTGGTCATCGAAGGCCCGCACCATGGCCGCGTGACCATTCACGGCGTCGGCCTGCACGGCCTCAAGCCGCCACCCGGGCCGATCTACCTCGGCAACTCCGGCACCTCCATGCGCCTGCTCTCGGGCCTGCTGGCCGGCCAGCCGTTCGACGTGACCATGACCGGCGACGCGTCGCTGTCCAAGCGCCCGATGAACCGCGTGGCCAACCCGCTGCGTGAAATGGGCGCGGTGGTCGAGACTGGCCCTGAAGGCCGCCCACCGCTGACCATCCGCGGTGGCCACAAACTCAAGGCCCTGGACTACACCCTGCCGATGGCCAGTGCCCAGGTCAAATCCTGCCTGCTGCTGGCCGGCCTGTACGCCGAAGGCACCACCACCGTCACCGAGCCGGCGCCGACCCGCGACCACACCGAGCGCATGCTGCGTGGCTTCGGCTACGACGTGCAGACCAACGGCCCGGTGGCCTCGCTCAAGGCCGGCGGTAAGCTCAGCGCCACCCGTATCGAAGTGCCGGCCGACATTTCCTCGGCCGCCTTCTTCCTGGTCGCGGCCTCCATCGCCGAAGGCTCGGAGCTGGTGCTGGAGCACGTGGGCATCAACCCGACCCGTACCGGCGTGATCGACATCCTGCGCCTGATGGGCGGCGACATCACCCTGGAAAACCAGCGTGAAGTCGGCGGCGAGCCGGTGGCCGACCTGCGCGTGCGCGGTGCCAAGCTCAAGGGTATCGACATTCCCGAAGAGCTCGTGCCGCTGGCCATCGACGAGTTCCCGGTGCTGTTCGTCGCCGCGGCCTGCGCCGAAGGGCGCACCGTGCTGCGTGGTGCCGAGGAGCTGCGGGTCAAGGAATCGGACCGCATCCAGGTCATGGCCGATGGCCTGCTGACCCTGGGCGTGAAGTGCCAGCCGACCCCGGACGGCATCATCATCGACGGCGGCCAGATCGGCGGCGGCGAGGTGCATGGCCACGGCGACCACCGCATCGCCATGGCCTTCAGCGTCGCTTCGCTGCGCGCCAGTGCGCCGATCCGCATCCATGACTGCGCCAACGTCGCGACCTCGTTCCCCAACTTCCTGGCGCTGTGCGCCGAAGTCGGCATCCGCGTCGCAGAAGAGGGCAAGTCGTGA
- the ihfB gene encoding integration host factor subunit beta, whose amino-acid sequence MTKSELIERIVTHQGLLSSKDVELAIKTMLEQMSQCLATGDRIEIRGFGSFSLHYRSPRVGRNPKTGQSVSLEGKYVPHFKPGKELRDRVNEEEHAHT is encoded by the coding sequence ATGACGAAGTCGGAGCTGATCGAACGTATTGTCACCCATCAAGGGCTGCTCTCGTCCAAGGACGTGGAGTTGGCCATCAAGACCATGCTTGAACAGATGTCCCAGTGCCTGGCCACCGGCGATCGCATCGAGATCCGTGGCTTTGGCAGCTTTTCCTTGCACTACCGCTCACCCCGCGTAGGTCGCAACCCAAAGACCGGCCAATCGGTGAGCCTTGAAGGCAAGTACGTCCCGCACTTCAAGCCCGGCAAGGAATTGCGCGACCGGGTCAACGAAGAAGAACACGCCCACACCTGA
- a CDS encoding Wzz/FepE/Etk N-terminal domain-containing protein, whose translation MTSNPHVTHYDEIDVFALFRSVWRQKLLVGLVAASCGVLAAIYVFSVTPEYEVSTMLRPAAINDLDELNRTKIYSLPPNAALKRVGSALDSYDTRLGYFRSNPSLQAAFMRDGHTLEQAFEDFNSKALKLIQPNPKKIDSLKPFIGLDMRYPEGLDGKSVLNGLVQYAIESERKQISKDLEVLVRNRIKEVDAELEVLHIDYVANKDGRVARLLEADSLKRAKLNDELKALRLQLKIRRENRIAQLSEAISIAHSLGLKRPSTPSIMGQSESSGNVIRTEVINQQLPLYFMGTEALEAEQRALRKRTSDDFVDSRIAEIRKELSLLENNRNVQILRSRQNEELFLKGIEPLRAERLRLAAISTDMSKLQLVNIDRLAADPVNPVWPKKTLILISGMTFGVFIGILLALVRALLIVRRKGSNYSELGRLQIISSENKSPIAFG comes from the coding sequence ATGACTTCTAACCCGCATGTTACTCATTACGACGAAATCGACGTGTTCGCGTTGTTTCGATCTGTTTGGCGACAGAAACTACTAGTTGGACTGGTAGCGGCGTCCTGTGGAGTACTTGCGGCGATTTATGTATTCAGTGTGACGCCTGAATATGAGGTCAGTACTATGCTGCGCCCGGCTGCTATTAATGACCTAGATGAGCTGAATAGGACAAAGATTTACTCTTTACCTCCTAATGCAGCACTTAAACGCGTTGGTTCAGCACTTGACTCTTATGATACTCGATTAGGCTATTTTCGCTCTAATCCTTCTTTGCAAGCGGCATTTATGCGAGATGGGCATACTCTAGAGCAAGCATTCGAGGACTTTAATTCTAAGGCACTAAAGCTTATTCAACCGAATCCTAAAAAGATTGATTCGTTGAAGCCATTCATTGGTCTGGATATGCGTTACCCTGAGGGGCTCGATGGGAAGTCAGTGCTTAATGGGTTGGTTCAGTATGCAATTGAAAGTGAGCGAAAACAGATTTCGAAGGATTTAGAGGTTCTTGTCCGGAACCGCATAAAAGAAGTCGATGCTGAATTGGAAGTTCTTCATATCGACTACGTAGCTAATAAGGATGGGCGAGTAGCGCGACTTTTAGAGGCAGACTCACTCAAGCGTGCAAAATTAAATGACGAGCTAAAAGCATTGCGATTGCAGCTAAAGATTCGTCGAGAAAATCGCATTGCTCAGCTCAGTGAGGCGATTTCAATCGCGCACTCTCTTGGTCTAAAAAGACCATCGACACCTTCAATTATGGGGCAGTCTGAATCATCAGGGAACGTTATTCGTACCGAAGTAATCAATCAACAGTTGCCACTTTATTTTATGGGGACTGAAGCGTTGGAGGCTGAGCAGCGAGCATTACGTAAGCGTACATCTGATGACTTTGTTGATTCTCGAATCGCAGAAATCCGTAAGGAACTCTCGCTCTTAGAAAATAACCGAAACGTTCAGATTTTGCGTTCACGTCAAAATGAAGAACTATTTCTTAAAGGGATTGAACCGTTAAGAGCTGAGCGCCTACGACTTGCTGCGATTTCGACTGATATGAGTAAGCTCCAATTGGTTAATATAGATCGTCTTGCTGCCGATCCAGTCAATCCAGTCTGGCCTAAGAAAACTCTTATTCTTATCTCGGGAATGACTTTCGGGGTGTTTATCGGAATTCTCCTGGCACTGGTTCGTGCTTTATTGATAGTCCGACGAAAAGGATCAAACTATTCAGAGCTTGGGCGGCTCCAAATCATTAGCTCCGAAAATAAATCGCCGATTGCTTTCGGGTGA
- a CDS encoding IS5 family transposase yields MSQMSFSDFEYAGKRKQTRCERFLAEMEQVVPWSGLVALIEPYYPKTGGGRKPYPLEIMLRIHLLQNWFSLSDPATEEALYEITSMRQFARLTLSAPIPEDTTIMNFRHLLEKHQLAAGILETINNYLQDKDLSLRQGTIVDATIIHAPSSTKNKEGKRDPEMHQTKKGNQYFFGMKAHIGADAESGLVHHVHGTAANVADVTEVAQLLHGNENVVCADAGYTGVEKRPEHEGRRVIWQIAARRSTYKYLSKRSVLYKAKRQIEKVKARTRAKVEHSFRVIKRQFGYVTTRFHGLAKNTAQLTTLCALSNLWMVRRHLLTAAREVRP; encoded by the coding sequence ATGAGTCAGATGAGCTTTTCCGATTTCGAGTACGCCGGTAAGCGCAAGCAAACCCGCTGTGAGCGCTTCCTGGCCGAGATGGAGCAGGTCGTACCGTGGAGCGGTTTGGTGGCATTGATCGAGCCGTATTACCCAAAGACCGGCGGTGGTCGCAAGCCGTACCCACTGGAAATCATGTTGCGTATTCACCTGCTGCAGAACTGGTTTTCGCTGAGCGATCCGGCCACGGAAGAAGCACTGTACGAAATCACTTCGATGCGCCAGTTTGCACGACTGACGCTCAGCGCGCCGATTCCCGAAGACACGACGATCATGAATTTTCGGCACTTGCTGGAGAAGCATCAGCTTGCGGCAGGAATTCTGGAAACTATCAACAACTACCTGCAAGACAAAGACCTGTCGTTGCGTCAGGGCACGATTGTCGACGCCACCATCATCCATGCGCCCAGTTCGACCAAGAACAAGGAAGGCAAGCGCGATCCGGAAATGCATCAGACAAAGAAAGGCAACCAGTACTTCTTCGGCATGAAGGCGCATATCGGTGCCGATGCTGAGTCGGGTCTGGTGCATCATGTCCACGGCACCGCAGCGAATGTGGCTGACGTGACGGAAGTCGCTCAGTTGTTGCATGGCAATGAAAACGTCGTATGCGCCGATGCAGGCTACACCGGCGTGGAGAAAAGGCCAGAGCATGAAGGGCGGCGAGTGATCTGGCAGATCGCAGCCCGCCGCAGTACCTACAAGTACTTAAGCAAACGCAGTGTTCTCTACAAAGCCAAACGTCAGATCGAGAAGGTCAAAGCGCGGACACGGGCGAAAGTCGAGCATTCCTTTCGCGTGATCAAGCGCCAGTTCGGTTATGTGACGACCCGCTTCCATGGCTTGGCCAAGAACACGGCTCAACTGACCACGCTGTGTGCGCTGTCGAATCTGTGGATGGTGCGCCGGCATTTATTGACTGCTGCGAGAGAGGTGCGCCCGTAA
- the cmk gene encoding (d)CMP kinase has product MSSQVPVITIDGPSGSGKGTVAGILARELGWRLLDSGALYRLLAFNATNHGVDLTNEELLKALAAHLDVQFIAAEPGKLQQIILEGEDVSNVIRTETVGAGASMVASLPAVREALLQRQRAFREAPGLIADGRDMGTVVFPDAPLKVFLTASAEERARRRYLQLKGKGDDVSLASLLDEIRARDERDTQRAVAPLKPAADAIQLDSTELSIEQVLQRIRSELAQRDLL; this is encoded by the coding sequence GTGAGTTCCCAAGTGCCGGTCATCACCATCGATGGGCCAAGCGGCTCGGGCAAGGGCACCGTTGCCGGCATCCTCGCCCGCGAGCTGGGCTGGCGGCTGCTGGACTCCGGCGCCCTGTACCGCCTGCTGGCCTTCAACGCCACCAACCACGGCGTCGACCTGACCAACGAAGAGCTGCTCAAGGCTCTGGCCGCCCATCTGGATGTGCAGTTCATCGCTGCCGAACCGGGTAAGCTTCAACAGATCATCCTCGAGGGTGAGGATGTCAGCAACGTGATCCGCACCGAAACAGTCGGCGCCGGCGCCTCCATGGTCGCCTCCCTGCCGGCGGTGCGCGAAGCGCTGCTGCAGCGCCAACGCGCCTTCCGCGAAGCTCCCGGGCTGATCGCCGATGGTCGCGACATGGGCACCGTGGTGTTCCCGGACGCGCCCTTGAAAGTGTTCCTCACCGCCAGTGCGGAGGAGCGCGCACGACGTCGTTATTTGCAGTTGAAGGGCAAAGGCGATGATGTTAGTCTGGCGAGTCTGCTGGATGAGATCCGTGCGCGCGATGAGCGCGACACCCAGCGTGCGGTGGCCCCGTTGAAACCAGCGGCCGATGCCATCCAGCTGGACTCCACCGAGTTGTCCATCGAGCAGGTGTTGCAACGTATCAGGAGCGAGCTCGCCCAGCGCGATCTGCTCTGA
- a CDS encoding LPS O-antigen chain length determinant protein WzzB → MRNEPERLSSTGDEIDLFELIEGLWKQKVLIIVTTVVVTAIAVAYAFLAKPVYEAKVFVQPPTQNDIAQLNYGRGGSSELNMLTVKDVYDIYLRNLQSESLRREFFRGIYLPSLTEDERTGSQDELYGRFQDVLSLGLASKESSDRYYVIANVADPQQAAEWVVRYLEMAGRRARNEVVKDVKADATIKANNIEQQITAELESARKQREDQIVQLSEALRVAKSIGLEKPPIISNSLSSEVSAGMDGSLMYMRGTKALEAEIENLRKRVSDDPFVKNLRQRQEALAFYRSLQINPNVVQVYRQDGAIESPDKPIKPQKAIIIALGTIIGLTFGILAAFLRQIMSALITRRPPKAV, encoded by the coding sequence ATGCGCAACGAACCTGAGCGCCTGAGTAGTACTGGTGACGAGATTGACCTCTTCGAGCTGATCGAGGGGCTGTGGAAGCAGAAGGTGTTGATCATCGTGACGACTGTAGTCGTGACGGCGATTGCGGTGGCGTATGCGTTTCTGGCCAAGCCTGTGTATGAGGCGAAGGTTTTTGTTCAGCCGCCTACTCAGAATGACATCGCCCAATTGAATTATGGGCGTGGTGGAAGCTCTGAGCTGAATATGCTTACAGTGAAGGATGTTTATGATATTTATCTTAGGAACCTTCAGTCGGAATCGCTTCGGCGTGAGTTTTTTCGAGGTATCTATCTGCCAAGCCTGACAGAGGACGAGCGTACAGGATCTCAAGATGAACTATATGGCCGGTTTCAAGATGTATTATCGCTAGGCCTAGCATCTAAAGAATCCTCAGATCGCTACTATGTGATAGCTAATGTGGCTGACCCTCAGCAAGCAGCGGAATGGGTTGTTCGTTATTTAGAGATGGCTGGACGGCGTGCTAGAAACGAAGTTGTTAAGGATGTAAAGGCTGATGCCACTATCAAAGCAAATAATATAGAGCAGCAAATTACCGCAGAACTGGAGAGCGCGCGAAAACAACGAGAGGATCAAATTGTTCAGCTGTCAGAAGCATTGCGAGTGGCGAAGTCAATTGGTCTAGAAAAACCTCCGATAATCTCCAATAGCTTATCAAGCGAGGTTTCGGCGGGTATGGACGGTTCGTTGATGTACATGCGCGGGACAAAGGCATTGGAAGCCGAAATCGAGAATCTGCGTAAGCGAGTATCCGACGATCCGTTTGTCAAGAACCTTCGTCAGCGGCAAGAGGCATTGGCGTTCTATCGATCGTTGCAGATAAATCCCAATGTGGTCCAGGTTTACCGGCAAGACGGCGCTATCGAGTCGCCTGACAAGCCGATCAAGCCTCAGAAAGCTATCATTATTGCGCTTGGCACGATAATTGGCCTCACTTTTGGGATTTTGGCTGCGTTTTTGCGACAGATTATGTCAGCATTAATCACGCGTAGACCACCCAAGGCCGTCTAG